The following coding sequences are from one Dermacentor silvarum isolate Dsil-2018 chromosome 4, BIME_Dsil_1.4, whole genome shotgun sequence window:
- the LOC119449964 gene encoding L-aminoadipate-semialdehyde dehydrogenase-phosphopantetheinyl transferase-like has protein sequence MCSSDCSSMPRNSVRWAFNVRAWQPTREQWLYALRCVQPEEKERIQKFVFTKDAKASMIGRLLLRKCISELRHVPYHDIHLGRNEHNRPVLTHPQLAVRSFDFNVSHQGDFAVLAADDYPNVGVDVMKTEYSGGKTIQEFFAVMKRQFTPKEWSFVEQPGTESDLLRRFYRLWCLKESFVKATGAGLSIDLQRLNFNCLTKELKQGTITSNTKLYFDDQLLSDWIFQETMLDHDHCVCTALNVGNETTSPDCKLFTVLSFDELTSGSHPLGSSNDFDWTQFTEKSEFPS, from the exons ATGTGTAGCAGCGACTGCAGCAGTATGCCTCGAAACTCCGTAAGGTGGGCATTTAACGTTCGTGCATGGCAACCGACTCGAGAGCAGTGGCTGTACGCCTTGCGGTGTGTTCAACCCGAAGAAAAAGAGCGCATCCAAAAGTTCGTGTTCACTAAGGACGCCAAAGCATCAATG ATCGGCAGACTTCTGCTCAGAAAATGCATCAGCGAACTTCGTCATGTGCCCTACCACGACATCCACCTCGGTCGAAATGAGCATAACAGGCCCGTCTTAACACATCCACAACTTGCAGTTCGCTCTTTCGACTTCAATGTCTCGCACCAAGGGGATTTCGCAGTGTTGGCAGCCGATGACTACCCCAACGTCGGCGTTGACGTCATGAAAACAGAGTATTCTG GTGGCAAAACGATACAAGAGTTCTTCGCAGTCATGAAGAGGCAGTTCACGCCAAAAGAATGGAGCTTTGTTGAGCAGCCAGGTACAGAGAGTGATCTGCTCAGACGTTTTTATAGACTTTGG TGCTTGAAGGAGAGCTTTGTCAAGGCTACAGGCGCTGGACTGAGTATTGATTTGCAGCGGTTGAATTTCAATTGCCtaacaaaagaactcaaacagGGCACAATCACAAGTAACACGAAGCTGTATTTTGACGACCAGCTGCTTAGCGACTGGATATTTCAAGAAACAATGCTTGATCATGACCACTGCGTCTGCACAGCCCTCAAC GTTGGAAACGAGACCACTTCACCAGATTGTAAGCTCTTCACCGTGCTGTCCTTCGATGAACTTACCAGTGGAAGTCATCCTTTGGGTTCATCAAACGACTTTGACTGGACCCAATTCACAGAAAAGTCAGAATTTCCAAGTTGA